The following proteins are encoded in a genomic region of Pikeienuella piscinae:
- a CDS encoding HK97 family phage prohead protease, protein MNSGALSGLETKFIALDRKGASGAEIGGYASHFGVADQNGDVVEAGAFAASLKRLARENRTVKLLWQHDPSAPIGVWDSVTEDRVGLSVRGRLLTEIARGAEAAALLAAGAVDGLSIGYRTVRAERAGAGRRLIELDLWEVSLVTFPMLPSARASTQAPNPEADIARELAEALRGARETLM, encoded by the coding sequence ATAAATTCCGGAGCACTATCAGGACTTGAGACAAAGTTTATCGCCCTTGACCGAAAGGGCGCTAGCGGCGCGGAGATTGGCGGCTACGCCTCTCACTTTGGTGTTGCTGACCAGAACGGGGACGTGGTGGAGGCTGGGGCGTTCGCCGCCTCGCTCAAGCGCCTCGCGCGCGAGAACCGCACTGTGAAACTGCTCTGGCAGCATGACCCTTCTGCGCCGATCGGGGTCTGGGATAGCGTCACCGAGGATCGCGTCGGGCTTTCGGTGCGGGGGCGGCTTCTGACCGAGATCGCACGCGGAGCGGAGGCGGCGGCGCTGCTCGCCGCCGGGGCCGTCGACGGGCTCTCGATCGGCTACCGCACTGTGAGAGCGGAGCGGGCCGGGGCTGGACGTCGGCTGATCGAACTCGACCTCTGGGAAGTTTCGCTCGTCACCTTTCCGATGCTTCCCTCCGCGCGTGCCTCCACCCAGGCGCCCAATCCGGAGGCGGATATCGCCCGCGAACTGGCGGAAGCCCTCAGGGGCGCCCGCGAGACGCTGATGTGA
- a CDS encoding GTA head formation protein, RCAP_rcc01685 family produces MSGAPQRRTLGSRYLYEPFDSAHARIETHERVFEERWVALNRILEQIESGLDRLERRLWLAVYGVAIALAGQILAFMLNTRPFP; encoded by the coding sequence ATGAGCGGCGCGCCGCAACGGCGCACGCTTGGCTCACGCTATCTTTATGAGCCTTTCGATAGCGCCCACGCCCGGATTGAGACGCATGAACGCGTCTTCGAGGAACGCTGGGTGGCGCTGAACCGGATCCTTGAACAGATCGAGAGCGGGTTGGATCGCTTGGAGCGGCGGCTCTGGTTGGCGGTTTACGGTGTGGCCATCGCGCTGGCGGGGCAGATCCTCGCCTTCATGTTGAATACGCGACCCTTTCCTTAG
- a CDS encoding phage major capsid protein encodes MTHEAQTDAGPETKSALSGFLTDFKSFQMEIKNRMTEQDERIGSLSRKSAHRPALSSAAELVAPHRKAIDAYLRAGEDAALRALPLEGKGMTTGILADGGYLVDPQTSDRIMGVLRAASSIRSVATVAEVEAGVYDVLVDHTDIGAGWTNEAGSVSETDTPQIERISIPLHELSASPKASQRLLDDSAFDIEGWLAERIADRFIRAENAAFVNGDGVDKPTGFLSYSTLPNDNWAWGNLGYIPTGTAGDFSSVDPSDAIVDLIYSLGAEYRVNASFVMNSKTAGAVRKMKDADGRFLWAESLVSGQPARLMGYPVVISEDMPDIDVDAVAIAFGDFGAGYTIAERPDLRVMRDPFSAKPHVLFYASKRVGGDVTDFAAIKLLKFAAS; translated from the coding sequence ATGACGCATGAAGCACAAACCGACGCCGGACCGGAGACGAAATCCGCGCTCTCCGGCTTTTTGACCGATTTCAAGTCCTTCCAGATGGAGATCAAGAACCGCATGACCGAACAGGATGAACGCATCGGTTCGCTGAGCCGGAAATCCGCACATCGTCCGGCGCTCAGCAGCGCGGCCGAGCTGGTTGCGCCGCACAGGAAGGCGATCGACGCCTATCTCCGCGCCGGCGAGGACGCCGCGCTGAGGGCGCTGCCGCTGGAAGGCAAGGGGATGACGACCGGTATCCTGGCGGATGGCGGCTATCTCGTCGATCCGCAGACGTCGGACCGGATCATGGGAGTTTTGCGCGCCGCTTCCTCAATTCGCTCGGTCGCGACCGTCGCGGAGGTTGAGGCCGGCGTCTACGACGTACTCGTCGACCATACCGATATCGGCGCCGGCTGGACGAATGAGGCCGGCTCCGTCTCGGAAACCGATACGCCGCAGATCGAACGCATCTCGATTCCGCTCCATGAGCTTTCCGCTTCTCCTAAGGCGTCACAGCGCCTCTTGGATGATTCCGCCTTTGATATCGAGGGCTGGCTCGCAGAACGTATCGCCGACCGTTTCATCCGGGCTGAGAACGCCGCCTTCGTCAATGGCGACGGCGTCGACAAACCAACCGGCTTTCTGAGCTACAGCACGCTGCCGAATGACAACTGGGCCTGGGGCAATCTCGGTTATATTCCGACGGGCACGGCGGGAGATTTCTCTTCCGTCGATCCGTCGGATGCGATCGTCGACCTGATCTACTCGCTCGGCGCGGAATATCGCGTGAATGCGAGTTTCGTGATGAATTCCAAGACCGCCGGCGCCGTGCGGAAGATGAAGGATGCGGATGGGCGGTTCCTCTGGGCCGAAAGCCTCGTTTCAGGCCAACCGGCGCGGCTGATGGGTTATCCGGTGGTCATTTCGGAGGACATGCCCGACATCGATGTCGATGCTGTAGCCATTGCTTTCGGTGATTTCGGAGCCGGTTATACCATCGCGGAGCGGCCCGATCTGCGGGTGATGCGCGATCCGTTCTCGGCGAAGCCGCATGTCCTGTTCTACGCATCGAAGCGAGTCGGCGGGGATGTCACCGACTTCGCGGCGATCAAGCTTCTGAAATTCGCCGCATCCTGA